AGCTGTCTAGAGATATTCAAATAGTTCTTCAGTGTAAAGCTAGTTCTCTTATTTTAATGATCTGAGAGTTAGATTATGTATCTTGTTGTTTCGTTGTTAAGTGTTTAAATACAAGCAGATTCATGATCAAATATTCATGGAAACTCCAGTTGCAATAATAGTGGAACTTTTGAGAATTTGTTTCTTCTATTGTATCATTGTAGTATTGCATTCCCAAGAGGGTTTTACATAGCGCATATGTAATTGTAGTGTGCTTGTAAAAGAAACGTCAAATTTGCGGGTTGGAGATTTTGTGCTTGTCCTAGTTGGTTGAAGGTCCCCGTTCCATGATTCATGGCTGCTTTGATGGAAGGGAAACTGTTGTTGCTTCTTAGTAACCATAACTTCTGCGTTTCACTTTGTTCTATTGTGGGATATTACTATTGCATTTACGGGAATAAGATTGTATGTAGTGCATATCCGCACTAGTTGGAACAATTTCCCCTATCTAAACCTTTTGGTTTAATGATACTGACATTATAGTTTTTACTGACAGAAAGCAGGAAGGATTTTAGCTCCAATATCTCGACTTAAAGATGTAATAGTTGGTGGCCAGCGCCATGGATCCTTTATTGGAGGCAGTACCTCAAGTGAACTTTAAGATGATGACAAAAAATTTCAGACTGCCGGTGGCGTGGATCCAGAGGTACTGCCTCAACTGAAGATGGCAAAATCACCGCACAGATGGCCTCTTAGTTTGTTTCTGACCATGGTTCAGATACATGATTCTTATGGAAAGCTACTTGTCTACATGCTAGAAGTTTGATATTGCAGTCATTGCTTATTGCCTTGTACAGAATTCAGGGATGTGCTTTTAACTCGCTGCTCTTTAATGTTCATATTACTTGTTAGTTATGTTTGTTTTTGGTTAAAAGTTGAGTTTGATGATTGATATCTGGTTTTGATTAAATTCGATACAGTACCGAATATTGTGGAATTTTCCAAAGTTTGTAAATGGGGCACTAAGATTGCAAATCATCTAATGTTATATTTGGAGTCTGCTAGATCTTTCTGTCATGGTCTCAGCGGAGACTGGGTACATGGAGCAAGATCAGACGAGTTACCACAATTGGTTGAGTTGGTAAGAACTCTCGTTTGAGTGATTCGTCTTTAATTGTCTCTGAGTTGGTAAGCACCTCCAGATGTGGTAATTTTACGGTGGGGTTCAATTCTTGCCGGTATAGTAACTTCAGGTTTCTATAGATATCTCTTTCGTCCTGTTTATTTCATTAGGGGTTTGGAGGCCTCAAAACACAACAGCTACACAACAAAATATAAAAACCCTCCTCAAGTCGGAAACAATCTGTGAATCTGGTGTCCTAGAAAACCAAATTCTTTATATATGTAGCAAACACTAAATTTTAAGGAATGATTTCTGAACGATATATCATATATGTAATCGGTAATATAAGGAATCTATTGAAGTTGGTACGAAAAATTTATCGAAAATTATGATTTCGCTTTCATCTAAACAAAAAAAAAAATGAAAGGAGTCTTATTCCAGCCAAACTGATAATCTTTTCAAAACCAAGAGGTACTTTCAAAATTCAATGTAATTGTTCCCCATTTACCGTCCTGTCGAAAAGATAAGCTCAAACTTGCATATATATTCGTTTTCTTTCTATAGATAGATCGAACAAAAGGTTACGGAAATTCTCAAAAAACAAAAACCAAACAAAAGGTTACGGAAGAAAAATGGCCAAACGCATGAAAAGAACACAACGCCTCCAAAAGCAAAACACTATGAACCACCTCCCGGAGGACCTCCTCCTCCATATCCTTTCTTTCTTCGCCACACTAGACGCCGTGCAAACCTCTTTAATATCCAAAGAATGGAAATCTCTTTGGTCTCGCGTTCCCTCTTGCTTGTATTTCTCCTACCATCTCTTCCTCAAAACCAAGACCAACTCTTACGACAAGACCAACTCTGATGATGACAATGCTGAGATCTTTGCCGACTCCGTCAACCGCGCCATCTATACTCGTCGATCTGCCATCCAAACCTTCAGCCTGTCCTTCATCTACGTTTACGACTACATCGACCTAGTCGAAGACTGGATACGCGGCGCCGTGACGCGCCTCCATGCTAGTGAGCTCCACTTGGACTTCTTCATTCACGAAGAGTATCACGAGAAGAAGGTTCAAGATGATGAATTCGCAGATGCAGAGGAAGAAAGCTTTGGCCTCACGTATGCGTTCCCTCTTTCGCTGCTGAACAATGCAAGCATGCAAGTCTTGAGGCTCACGTATTGTTTTCTTGAGTGGCCTGAAGACAACATGACCATGAGTTTTGGTTCGTTGTCTCGTTGAGGTCCATTTTTCTTGATATGATTTATCTGACGGACCTAAGTGTGCCGCTTTTGATTGAGTGGTGTCCCAATCTCGCAGAGCTGGAGCTTAAGAACATTCTGGGGTTGCGAAACTTGAGGATAATTAGACCTAGGCTTAAG
Above is a window of Fragaria vesca subsp. vesca linkage group LG7, FraVesHawaii_1.0, whole genome shotgun sequence DNA encoding:
- the LOC101315098 gene encoding putative F-box/LRR-repeat protein At3g44080-like; the encoded protein is MAKRMKRTQRLQKQNTMNHLPEDLLLHILSFFATLDAVQTSLISKEWKSLWSRVPSCLYFSYHLFLKTKTNSYDKTNSDDDNAEIFADSVNRAIYTRRSAIQTFSLSFIYVYDYIDLVEDWIRGAVTRLHASELHLDFFIHEEYHEKKVQDDEFADAEEESFGLTYAFPLSLLNNASMQVLRLTYCFLEWPEDNMTMSFELELKNILGLRNLRIIRPRLKKLSLLDFSVLNGENYHVSCKTARLLRKARNVQKLKLLTPENLFPKTLKLRNLKYLELQTGYTRYDLVGRAALLERCPNLESMVLSSVSTVVEDGSLTEEVLNKPIEFKMPAVKQVKLLSYSGTIEEHAAIEIIPLQGTELGRNLTHQVVSIKTKSDEFEAIGNIDRNGASK